In Salarias fasciatus chromosome 20, fSalaFa1.1, whole genome shotgun sequence, a single window of DNA contains:
- the LOC115407468 gene encoding homeodomain-interacting protein kinase 2-like, which translates to MTVQNLSPGELLHSSTTAYLITNTIGEGCFGKVVKCQKLDDKKEVAVKVLKQDQAQDIRSELKALKIIGFLNPDLDNVVRFYEHFECMGQHCMAFEMMDMDLFQWMQTRKWAPLELHQIRPIAKQLLVALNALRRVGMLHTDIKPDNIMLVNSVSQPLKVKLIDFGLAVPAHTARAGQWLQPVGYRAPEVWLGLPFTEAIDMWGVGLVLAFLYLAANLLPCYCDYQSTPEEFEEVTNIEPELRPVSSKRPKSLDDLVHIRPHKEESELADRKEFVELLRGMLQVDGDQRFTPDEALQQTFVTMSHLRKDPGCRQYLSTSRQKMKVCSEEDPDEDETNPEYPGMYNFAEMRAALELCLAPEGSEKPEVSEAPEVIKDPEVSEDPKVSEAHKVSEDPKVSEAHKVSEAHKVSEVPEVSEAPTVSEAPKVREAPIVSEDPKVSEDPKVSEDPKVSEDPKVSEDPEICEAPVESFCTTSHLRKDPGCRQYTSRQKTKVCSEEDPDEYKTNSAYPGMYKFTEMRAALELCLAPERSENPEVSETPEVCKTPNVSEAPKVREAPVVSEDPTVSETPKVSETPEVSEDLKVSEATEICEAPEESFTTTSHLRKDPGCRQYLSTSRQKTKVCSEEDPEDDETDPAYPGMYKFTEMCAALELCLATDRSENPKISETPEVSETPIVSEAPKVSEAPKVREASKVREAPVVSKDPKVSEAPEIWEAPEESFITTSHLRKDPGCRQ; encoded by the exons ATGACCGTCCAGA ATCTGAGTCCAGGagagctcctccacagctccaccacCGCCTATCTCATCACCAACACCATTGGAGAGGGCTGCTTTGGCAAGGTGGTGAAGTGCCAGAAGCTGGATGACAAGAAGGAGGTGGCCGTGAAGGTGCTGAAGCAGGATCAGGCTCAGGACATCAGGAGCGAG CTGAAAGCCTTAAAGATCATCGGCTTCCTGAATCCTGACCTCGATAACGTGGTCAGATTCTATGAGCATTTCGAGTGCATGGGGCAGCACTGCATGGCATTTGAAATGATGGACATGGATCTGTTCCAGTGGATGCAGACACGAAAGTGGGCTCCACTGGAGTTACATCAAATCCGTCCAATCGCCAAGCAG CTCCTGGTGGCCTTGAACGCCCTGCGGCGCGTCGGAATGCTGCACACCGACATCAAACCAGACAACATCATGCTGGTCAACTCGGTGAGCCAACCTTTAAAGGTGAAGCTCATCGACTTTGGGCTGGCTGTACCAGCCCACACGGCCAGGGCGGGACAGTGGCTTCAGCCAGTAGGATACAG GGCTCCAGAGGTTTGGCTTGGCCTGCCATTCACTGAGGCCATCGATATGTGGGGGGTGGGCCTGGTCCTGGCCTTCCTCTACCTGGCTGCGAACCTGCTTCCCTGTTACTGCGATTATCAGTCG ACACCAGAAGAATTCGAGGAGGTGACCAACATCGAGCCAGAACTGAGGCCTGTCTCCTCCAAGCGGCCCAAGAGCCTGGACGACCTGGTCCAT ATCCGTCCACACAAGGAGGAGTCTGAGCTGGCAGACAGGAAAGAGTTTGTGGAGCTCCTGAGGGGGATGCTGCAGGTGGATGGGGATCAGAGGTTCACCCctgatgaagctctgcagcaaaCCTTCGTCACCATGTCCCACCTGAGGAAGGACCCCGGCTGCAGACAGTA cctcagcacCTCCAGGCAGAAAATGAAAGTCTGCTCAGAGGAGGATCCAGATGAGGACGAGACCAACCCTGAATATCCAGGGATGTACAATTTTGCAGAAATGCGTGCAGCCCTGGAACTGTGTTTGGCCCCAGAGGGAAGTGAAAAACCCGAGGTCAGTGAAGCCCCTGAGGTTATcaaggaccccgaggtcagcgaggaccccaaggtcagcgaggcccACAAGGTCAGCGAGGACCccaaggtcagcgaggcccACAAGGTCAGCGAGGCCCACAAGGTCAGCGAGGTTcccgaggtcagcgaggcccccaCGGTCAGTGAGGCCCCCAAGGTCAGGGAGGCCCCCATTGTCAGCGAGGACCCCAAGGTCAGCGAGGACCCCAAGGTCAGCGAGGACCCCAAGGTCAGCGAGGACCCCAAGGTCAGCGAGGACCCCGAGATCTGTGAGGCTCCCGTGGAGAGCTTTTGCACAACGTCCCACCTGAGGAAGGACCCCGGCTGCAGACAGTA cacctccaggCAGAAAACTAAAGTCTGCTCAGAGGAGGATCCGGACGAGTACAAGACCAACTCTGCATATCCAGGGATGTACAAATTTACAGAAATGCGTGCAGCCCTGGAACTGTGTTTGGCCCCAGAGAGAAGTGAGAACCCTGAGGTCAGCGAGACTCCCGAGGTCTGCAAGACCCCCAATGTCAGCGAGGCCCCCAAGGTCAGGGAGGCCCCCGTTGTCAGCGAGGACCCCACGGTCAGCGAGACCCCCAAGGTCAGCGAGACCCCTGAGGTCAGCGAGGACCTCAAGGTCAGCGAGGCCACTGAGATCTGTGAGGCTCccgaggagagcttcaccaCAACGTCCCACCTGAGGAAGGACCCCGGCTGCAGACAGTA cctcagcacCTCCAGGCAGAAAACTAAAgtctgttcagaggaggatCCAGAAGACGACGAGACCGACCCTGCATATCCAGGGATGTACAAATTTACAGAAATGTGTGCAGCCCTGGAACTGTGTCTGGCCACAGACAGAAGTGAGAACCCCAAGATCAGCGAGACCCCCGAGGTCAGCGAGACCCCCATTGTCAGCGAGGCCCCCAAGGTCAGTGAGGCCCCTAAGGTCAGGGAGGCCTCCAAGGTCAGGGAGGCCCCCGTTGTCAGCAAGGACCccaaggtcagcgaggcccctGAGATCTGGGAGGCTCCCGAGGAGAGCTTCATCACCACGTCCCACCTGAGGAAGGACCCCGGCTGCAGACAGTAG